A genomic segment from Bos taurus isolate L1 Dominette 01449 registration number 42190680 breed Hereford chromosome 1, ARS-UCD2.0, whole genome shotgun sequence encodes:
- the MAP6D1 gene encoding MAP6 domain-containing protein 1 isoform X2, which translates to MFAKFFPRKECLEGQVSTYARPWRSASSSRSTSLTVQGSGNCPCSPVCPLRTECFSHESPEWLTHGRGAWRSHRAGSRDPGRDVPLTQYQRDFGVWTAPSGSRDATQGRGPGASSRRTKPSATPGRGVYVLPIGDADAAAVATTSYRQEFQAWTGVKPSRSTKVKPAKVITTHSSGWDGSPRAGFQGAH; encoded by the exons ATGTTTGCTAAATTTTTCCCAAGAAAG GAATGTTTAGAAGGTCAAGTATCTACCTATGCGAGGCCTTGGAGGTCAGCGTCCAGCTCCAGAAGCACAAGCCTGACTGTCCAAGGCTCTGGCAACTGTCCCTGCTCTCCTGTTTGCCCGCTGAG GACGGAGTGTTTTAGTCACGAGTCTCCCGAGTGGCTGACCCATGGCCGTGGTGCATGGAGGTCACACAGAGCAG GCTCCCGGGATCCCGGCCGGGACGTGCCTCTCACTCAGTACCAGCGGGACTTCGGCGTGTGGACGGCGCCCTCGGGGTCCAGAGATGCAACGCAGGGACGCGGACCAGGAGCAAGCAGCCGCAGGACCAAGCCCTCCGCAACCCCCGGCCGGGGGGTCTACGTGCTCCCCATCGGTGACGCGGATGCGGCTGCAGTGGCGACCACATCATACAG ACAGGAATTCCAGGCTTGGACTGGAGTGAAGCCATCAAGATCCACAAAAGTGAAGCCCGCCAAAGTCATCACAACCCACAGCTCTGGATGGGATGGCAGCCCCAGGGCCGGTTTCCAG GGAGCTCACTAG
- the MAP6D1 gene encoding MAP6 domain-containing protein 1 isoform X3: MAVVHGGHTEQAPGIPAGTCLSLSTSGTSACGRRPRGPEMQRRDADQEQAAAGPSPPQPPAGGSTCSPSVTRMRLQWRPHHTVVTRYDHALLCAVQAGPSLDIRATSDTGWRQEFQAWTGVKPSRSTKVKPAKVITTHSSGWDGSPRAGFQAPEVRKKFAPNPSAIFQASAPRILNV; the protein is encoded by the exons ATGGCCGTGGTGCATGGAGGTCACACAGAGCAG GCTCCCGGGATCCCGGCCGGGACGTGCCTCTCACTCAGTACCAGCGGGACTTCGGCGTGTGGACGGCGCCCTCGGGGTCCAGAGATGCAACGCAGGGACGCGGACCAGGAGCAAGCAGCCGCAGGACCAAGCCCTCCGCAACCCCCGGCCGGGGGGTCTACGTGCTCCCCATCGGTGACGCGGATGCGGCTGCAGTGGCGACCACATCATACAG TTGTGACCAGGTATGACCATGCCTTGCTGTGCGCTGTCCAGGCCGGCCCCTCCCTGGACATAAGGGCCACCAGTGACACAGGCTGGag ACAGGAATTCCAGGCTTGGACTGGAGTGAAGCCATCAAGATCCACAAAAGTGAAGCCCGCCAAAGTCATCACAACCCACAGCTCTGGATGGGATGGCAGCCCCAGGGCCGGTTTCCAG GCCCCTGAGGTGAGGAAAAAGTTTGCCCCTAACCCCTCAGCCATCTTTCAGGCCTCGGCTCCCCGGATCCTCAACGTGTGA
- the MAP6D1 gene encoding MAP6 domain-containing protein 1 isoform X1, protein MFAKFFPRKECLEGQVSTYARPWRSASSSRSTSLTVQGSGNCPCSPVCPLRTECFSHESPEWLTHGRGAWRSHRAGSRDPGRDVPLTQYQRDFGVWTAPSGSRDATQGRGPGASSRRTKPSATPGRGVYVLPIGDADAAAVATTSYRQEFQAWTGVKPSRSTKVKPAKVITTHSSGWDGSPRAGFQAPEVRKKFAPNPSAIFQASAPRILNV, encoded by the exons ATGTTTGCTAAATTTTTCCCAAGAAAG GAATGTTTAGAAGGTCAAGTATCTACCTATGCGAGGCCTTGGAGGTCAGCGTCCAGCTCCAGAAGCACAAGCCTGACTGTCCAAGGCTCTGGCAACTGTCCCTGCTCTCCTGTTTGCCCGCTGAG GACGGAGTGTTTTAGTCACGAGTCTCCCGAGTGGCTGACCCATGGCCGTGGTGCATGGAGGTCACACAGAGCAG GCTCCCGGGATCCCGGCCGGGACGTGCCTCTCACTCAGTACCAGCGGGACTTCGGCGTGTGGACGGCGCCCTCGGGGTCCAGAGATGCAACGCAGGGACGCGGACCAGGAGCAAGCAGCCGCAGGACCAAGCCCTCCGCAACCCCCGGCCGGGGGGTCTACGTGCTCCCCATCGGTGACGCGGATGCGGCTGCAGTGGCGACCACATCATACAG ACAGGAATTCCAGGCTTGGACTGGAGTGAAGCCATCAAGATCCACAAAAGTGAAGCCCGCCAAAGTCATCACAACCCACAGCTCTGGATGGGATGGCAGCCCCAGGGCCGGTTTCCAG GCCCCTGAGGTGAGGAAAAAGTTTGCCCCTAACCCCTCAGCCATCTTTCAGGCCTCGGCTCCCCGGATCCTCAACGTGTGA
- the MAP6D1 gene encoding MAP6 domain-containing protein 1 isoform X4 → MAWPCISRLCCLARRWNQLDRSDVAVPLTLHSYSDLESEEPIPGGVPSRRGPSPAGSRDPGRDVPLTQYQRDFGVWTAPSGSRDATQGRGPGASSRRTKPSATPGRGVYVLPIGDADAAAVATTSYRQEFQAWTGVKPSRSTKVKPAKVITTHSSGWDGSPRAGFQGAH, encoded by the exons ATGGCGTGGCCCTGCATCAGCCGCCTCTGCTGCCTGGCGCGGCGCTGGAACCAGCTGGACCGCTCCGACGTGGCCGTGCCGCTGACCCTGCACAGCTACTCGGACCTCGAGAGCGAGGAGCCAATCCCGGGCGGTGTTCCCTCGCGCAGAGGCCCATCTCCCGCAGGCTCCCGGGATCCCGGCCGGGACGTGCCTCTCACTCAGTACCAGCGGGACTTCGGCGTGTGGACGGCGCCCTCGGGGTCCAGAGATGCAACGCAGGGACGCGGACCAGGAGCAAGCAGCCGCAGGACCAAGCCCTCCGCAACCCCCGGCCGGGGGGTCTACGTGCTCCCCATCGGTGACGCGGATGCGGCTGCAGTGGCGACCACATCATACAG ACAGGAATTCCAGGCTTGGACTGGAGTGAAGCCATCAAGATCCACAAAAGTGAAGCCCGCCAAAGTCATCACAACCCACAGCTCTGGATGGGATGGCAGCCCCAGGGCCGGTTTCCAG GGAGCTCACTAG
- the MAP6D1 gene encoding MAP6 domain-containing protein 1 isoform X5 produces the protein MFAKFFPRKECLEGQVSTYARPWRSASSSRSTSLTVQGSGNCPCSPVCPLRTECFSHESPEWLTHGRGAWRSHRAGSRDPGRDVPLTQYQRDFGVWTAPSGSRDATQGRGPGASSRRTKPSATPGRGVYVLPIGDADAAAVATTSYRNSKSLTCPGHLPETQDCC, from the exons ATGTTTGCTAAATTTTTCCCAAGAAAG GAATGTTTAGAAGGTCAAGTATCTACCTATGCGAGGCCTTGGAGGTCAGCGTCCAGCTCCAGAAGCACAAGCCTGACTGTCCAAGGCTCTGGCAACTGTCCCTGCTCTCCTGTTTGCCCGCTGAG GACGGAGTGTTTTAGTCACGAGTCTCCCGAGTGGCTGACCCATGGCCGTGGTGCATGGAGGTCACACAGAGCAG GCTCCCGGGATCCCGGCCGGGACGTGCCTCTCACTCAGTACCAGCGGGACTTCGGCGTGTGGACGGCGCCCTCGGGGTCCAGAGATGCAACGCAGGGACGCGGACCAGGAGCAAGCAGCCGCAGGACCAAGCCCTCCGCAACCCCCGGCCGGGGGGTCTACGTGCTCCCCATCGGTGACGCGGATGCGGCTGCAGTGGCGACCACATCATACAG aaatagtaagAGCTTGACTTGCCCGGGTCACCTGCCAGAGACACAGGACTGCTgctga
- the MAP6D1 gene encoding MAP6 domain-containing protein 1, translated as MAWPCISRLCCLARRWNQLDRSDVAVPLTLHSYSDLESEEPIPGGVPSRRGPSPAGSRDPGRDVPLTQYQRDFGVWTAPSGSRDATQGRGPGASSRRTKPSATPGRGVYVLPIGDADAAAVATTSYRQEFQAWTGVKPSRSTKVKPAKVITTHSSGWDGSPRAGFQAPEVRKKFAPNPSAIFQASAPRILNV; from the exons ATGGCGTGGCCCTGCATCAGCCGCCTCTGCTGCCTGGCGCGGCGCTGGAACCAGCTGGACCGCTCCGACGTGGCCGTGCCGCTGACCCTGCACAGCTACTCGGACCTCGAGAGCGAGGAGCCAATCCCGGGCGGTGTTCCCTCGCGCAGAGGCCCATCTCCCGCAGGCTCCCGGGATCCCGGCCGGGACGTGCCTCTCACTCAGTACCAGCGGGACTTCGGCGTGTGGACGGCGCCCTCGGGGTCCAGAGATGCAACGCAGGGACGCGGACCAGGAGCAAGCAGCCGCAGGACCAAGCCCTCCGCAACCCCCGGCCGGGGGGTCTACGTGCTCCCCATCGGTGACGCGGATGCGGCTGCAGTGGCGACCACATCATACAG ACAGGAATTCCAGGCTTGGACTGGAGTGAAGCCATCAAGATCCACAAAAGTGAAGCCCGCCAAAGTCATCACAACCCACAGCTCTGGATGGGATGGCAGCCCCAGGGCCGGTTTCCAG GCCCCTGAGGTGAGGAAAAAGTTTGCCCCTAACCCCTCAGCCATCTTTCAGGCCTCGGCTCCCCGGATCCTCAACGTGTGA